Proteins from a genomic interval of Bacteroidales bacterium:
- a CDS encoding M6 family metalloprotease domain-containing protein, whose amino-acid sequence MKKIFTLKWLFALFLLSVFSFVTDKNVTSNITSTIGQGIYFCPAYPGKIVYTNPDGSTINIFLKGDESLHWAKTVDGFTIIQDEEGTYFYAEQDSNGNLVRSDIKANDPTKRTGMEQSFLSSKSKDLSYSSKQLQTVKSERESITKTDGPLEAFPTGGTRKVLMILMDFQDKPFAFTKTDFENMMNLENYNGTGSFKDFYESMSYGTLHLQTVVTPIYHATGTMAKYGANVGTSKYINARQFVQEAVDAAHADGIDFSQFDNDGDGVCDGVIVVHSGYGEEAGASPNTLWSHKWSLGALARNYNGVLVDAYNVDPELSGSSGSAMTNIGVICHEFGHALGLPDLYDIDYSGAFDAGNWDLMAGGSWNNNGITPSSLSVWCKTFLGWSSPTVISTPGTGKTVNSSVANNSFFRVNSTTDNEYFLIENRQKTLWDQYIPGHGMVIWHIDDNWNASHRGVNDDPTHQGVDLVEADNIQTAATVTGDPFPGTANVTSFTDLTTPNSKSWAGKSTWKPIVNIAENLGVVSFDFMQNMPTTDATITGITAPAGNTCGLTSTETITVVIKNNATTDITTGSVSFQINALTPVSETFNITIAAGASAPYTFTATADLSVVGSYTIKSTVTVTGDGNTDNDVYSKSIINFPVALATMPFTEDFEGTFPPTNWTILNPDNSTTWAQAAIAGNGASTKAAKMDCWNYTATGQLDGLVTPKIDLSGATQPTLTFKVAYHMTAADGLGVYVSTNSGATFTKVYYKEGSELQTTTNYDPSLGMTPATANEWRLESIDLTPYVGSSVMIKFESFNNFGDNLYIDDVAVSEPSCVTPTLQAKDFNASALALTSLTANWTRGNGAGVIVVYKQDTPVDFSPVNGTDYTSLVGTDLGTGNILAYVGTGTTNNITGLNAAKTYYFAIYEYSATNCYKVPSLVGTAATLGTPSVVTRTITNINILAATIGGEVTSDGGDVVTERGFVWNTAGKATLADNHIAVGAGVGTFQQAITLSKLATYYVRTYATNSYGTVYGNDLSFTPTAGCDKMSFASTLSQIVTGGAYTDLGTDGSAITVANNDNANSSAIDIGFPFNFNCGTFSKFILNTNGFIKLGDTPPSTAALFYSTYSGMVGGVFNSTSLDDINFISPFNHDLTAGTGTPEFRVYTEGTTPNRITTVQFKNLSDKVKTGGPVQYSNLSFQIKLYETTNVIEFVYGTFTPTANASTFKTVAVGLRGFSIGAENTVCITKGSTSAWTAGSFLDGNYTGNAFNIRLSPVPTAGLKYRFTPRQANDISVKEVYTMAQLPLNYGAPHIVSAAISNEGTSVQTNIDVTLNITGANTFSPAVVNIPTINPGEVKVVSFASFTPSVTGANVITVSIPSDDINTNNTKSINQTVTTGTYSYSDPASTASSAYSGSFIGACKYHVTGTAYIASVDAMILNNAVMTGLTTTAYVMDASGAIIGQSNPFTVAAGNLGTWVTFTILTPPSITNADYYVGLSCAGGYFGSYQAENPSRSGAFFKIPVGGGIPSEFGNNARLMYRANAYPSLQTITFNALPAKVYGDADFDAGATTTSPLTVTYTSSNTAVATVTGSTIHIVGAGSTTIKASQAGDANYAPANSVSQTLTVSKATATINISNTTQTYDGLAKPVTTVTTPLGLTVNVTYDGSTTVPTNASTYAVVATINDANYQGTQSGSLTISKAELTITADNQTKTYGATNPTLTFHYSGFVNSETEAVLSTAPTAITSVDATTVVGTYNGAITVSGAVSNNYTFTYVDGNFTVTKAPLTITADDQTKVYGTVNPTLTFQYSGFVNNETASVLTTEPTANTTIDATTVVGVYTDAITVSGGVDENYSFSYVAGDFTITKATATINITNTTQTYDGSAKPVTTATTPVDLTVDVTYDGSATAPTNAGTYAVVATINDANYQGTQNGSLTISKATATITITNTTQVYNGTAKTVTVTTVPANLNYTVTYDGSVTAPTNTGNYAVVVTVNEPNYQGTQNATLQITPGTGVDPNDLNSIMIYSNTTDIFVEIPVLEGAAQLGIFNILGAQVHSTVNLIQGLNKIEGNFISGTYIVKVVVGKKVYTQKVLLK is encoded by the coding sequence ATTTAGTTCGTTCAGATATTAAAGCGAATGATCCAACCAAGAGAACTGGAATGGAACAATCGTTTCTATCTTCAAAATCGAAAGATTTATCGTATAGTTCAAAACAATTGCAAACCGTTAAATCCGAAAGAGAGTCTATTACAAAAACGGACGGACCTCTTGAAGCATTCCCAACTGGCGGAACAAGAAAGGTTCTTATGATTTTGATGGATTTCCAAGATAAACCTTTTGCTTTTACAAAGACTGATTTTGAAAACATGATGAATCTGGAAAACTACAATGGAACTGGTAGTTTTAAAGATTTCTATGAATCAATGTCATACGGTACCTTACATTTACAAACAGTGGTTACCCCAATATATCATGCAACTGGTACAATGGCAAAATACGGTGCAAATGTTGGTACTAGTAAATATATTAATGCCAGACAATTTGTTCAGGAAGCAGTTGATGCTGCTCACGCCGATGGAATTGACTTCTCTCAATTCGATAACGATGGTGATGGTGTTTGCGATGGTGTTATTGTTGTGCATTCTGGTTATGGCGAGGAAGCTGGTGCCTCTCCAAATACTCTTTGGTCGCACAAATGGAGTCTTGGAGCATTGGCAAGAAATTATAATGGTGTTTTAGTTGATGCATACAACGTTGACCCTGAATTATCTGGTTCTTCTGGCTCAGCAATGACTAATATCGGTGTTATTTGCCATGAATTTGGCCATGCACTTGGCCTACCCGATTTATATGATATTGACTATTCAGGCGCATTCGATGCTGGTAACTGGGATTTAATGGCTGGTGGTTCATGGAATAATAATGGTATTACTCCTTCAAGTCTGTCAGTATGGTGTAAAACTTTCCTTGGATGGTCAAGCCCAACTGTAATTTCAACCCCTGGTACTGGTAAAACAGTAAACTCATCAGTTGCAAATAATAGCTTCTTCAGGGTAAACAGCACCACCGATAATGAGTATTTTCTTATTGAAAATCGTCAAAAAACTTTGTGGGATCAATATATTCCAGGTCATGGTATGGTAATATGGCATATTGATGATAATTGGAATGCTTCTCATCGCGGGGTTAATGATGATCCAACCCATCAAGGCGTTGATCTTGTTGAAGCTGATAATATTCAAACGGCAGCAACTGTTACTGGAGATCCATTCCCAGGAACAGCTAACGTAACCTCATTTACTGATTTAACTACCCCTAACTCAAAGTCATGGGCAGGGAAAAGTACTTGGAAACCGATAGTAAATATTGCAGAAAACTTAGGAGTAGTTTCTTTTGATTTTATGCAGAATATGCCTACGACCGATGCAACCATAACCGGAATTACAGCCCCAGCAGGTAACACATGTGGTTTAACAAGTACAGAGACAATTACAGTTGTAATCAAAAATAATGCAACAACTGATATTACAACAGGATCGGTAAGTTTTCAGATTAATGCTTTGACCCCTGTTTCAGAAACATTTAACATCACAATTGCAGCAGGAGCTTCTGCGCCTTACACCTTTACTGCAACAGCAGATTTGTCAGTAGTGGGTTCATACACAATTAAATCAACTGTAACTGTTACAGGTGATGGAAACACAGACAATGATGTCTACAGCAAATCTATAATTAACTTCCCAGTTGCTTTAGCTACAATGCCATTTACCGAAGATTTTGAAGGAACATTCCCACCAACCAATTGGACAATTCTTAACCCTGATAATTCTACAACTTGGGCTCAAGCCGCAATTGCTGGGAATGGTGCTAGTACAAAAGCCGCTAAGATGGATTGTTGGAATTATACTGCTACTGGTCAACTTGATGGATTGGTAACCCCGAAAATTGATTTATCAGGTGCAACTCAACCAACCCTTACCTTTAAGGTTGCTTACCATATGACAGCTGCCGATGGATTAGGTGTTTACGTTTCAACTAACAGTGGTGCAACCTTTACAAAGGTTTATTATAAAGAGGGTTCGGAACTTCAAACTACAACCAATTATGACCCAAGCTTAGGGATGACCCCCGCTACTGCTAATGAGTGGCGATTGGAGAGCATCGACCTAACCCCATATGTTGGAAGCAGCGTTATGATTAAATTCGAATCGTTTAATAATTTTGGCGATAATCTTTATATTGATGATGTTGCAGTATCTGAACCTTCGTGTGTAACCCCAACATTGCAAGCAAAAGATTTTAATGCAAGTGCTCTTGCTTTAACATCGTTAACCGCAAATTGGACTCGTGGTAACGGTGCTGGTGTAATAGTTGTTTATAAACAAGATACTCCAGTTGATTTTTCACCTGTAAATGGAACTGATTACACCTCACTGGTTGGAACAGATCTAGGTACTGGTAATATTCTAGCTTATGTAGGAACAGGAACAACAAATAATATAACTGGATTAAATGCTGCAAAAACATACTATTTCGCAATATATGAGTATTCTGCAACTAACTGTTATAAAGTTCCTTCATTAGTTGGAACAGCAGCAACACTTGGTACTCCATCTGTAGTAACCAGAACCATAACAAATATAAATATTCTTGCTGCAACAATTGGTGGCGAGGTAACATCTGATGGTGGCGATGTAGTTACCGAAAGAGGATTTGTTTGGAATACAGCGGGTAAAGCAACTTTGGCTGATAACCATATTGCTGTTGGTGCTGGTGTAGGTACTTTCCAACAGGCAATTACCCTAAGTAAACTTGCAACTTATTATGTAAGAACTTATGCTACAAACAGCTACGGAACAGTATATGGTAACGATCTATCATTTACTCCCACAGCTGGTTGTGATAAAATGTCATTTGCATCTACATTATCACAAATAGTAACTGGTGGCGCATATACAGACCTAGGTACAGATGGTTCTGCTATTACAGTTGCCAATAACGATAATGCAAACTCATCGGCTATTGATATAGGTTTCCCATTTAACTTTAACTGTGGTACTTTTAGTAAGTTTATTTTAAACACCAATGGTTTCATTAAACTGGGAGATACACCACCTTCAACGGCTGCTTTGTTCTATTCTACATATAGTGGAATGGTTGGAGGTGTATTCAATAGTACAAGTTTGGATGATATAAACTTTATTAGTCCATTCAATCACGATTTAACTGCTGGTACAGGAACTCCTGAATTCAGGGTGTATACCGAAGGTACCACTCCAAATCGAATAACCACTGTTCAGTTTAAAAATTTAAGCGATAAGGTTAAGACTGGTGGACCCGTTCAGTACTCAAACTTATCTTTCCAAATAAAACTCTACGAAACTACAAATGTTATTGAGTTTGTTTATGGAACCTTTACTCCAACAGCAAATGCATCAACATTTAAAACAGTAGCAGTTGGATTAAGAGGATTCTCAATTGGAGCTGAAAATACAGTATGTATTACCAAGGGCTCAACAAGTGCTTGGACTGCTGGTTCATTTTTAGATGGTAATTATACTGGAAACGCATTCAATATAAGACTTTCACCTGTCCCTACTGCTGGTTTAAAGTATAGATTTACACCTCGTCAGGCTAATGACATATCTGTTAAAGAGGTTTATACTATGGCTCAGTTGCCATTAAACTACGGTGCTCCTCACATTGTTTCTGCAGCTATCTCCAATGAGGGTACTTCAGTTCAAACAAATATTGATGTTACCTTAAACATCACAGGAGCAAATACTTTTAGCCCTGCTGTAGTAAATATACCAACAATTAATCCAGGTGAAGTAAAAGTGGTAAGTTTTGCTTCTTTCACACCTAGTGTTACTGGTGCAAATGTTATTACTGTTTCTATTCCTTCTGATGATATAAACACCAATAATACAAAATCAATTAATCAAACAGTAACCACTGGAACATACAGTTATTCAGATCCTGCCAGTACTGCTTCAAGTGCTTACTCAGGAAGTTTTATTGGAGCATGTAAATATCATGTTACAGGTACTGCCTACATTGCTTCAGTTGATGCAATGATTTTGAACAATGCTGTAATGACAGGTCTTACTACAACTGCCTATGTAATGGATGCTAGCGGAGCAATAATTGGACAATCAAATCCATTTACTGTTGCGGCAGGCAATTTAGGTACCTGGGTTACATTTACAATTCTTACACCACCTTCTATTACTAATGCTGATTATTATGTTGGTCTATCATGCGCTGGTGGCTACTTTGGTTCATATCAAGCAGAAAACCCATCAAGAAGTGGAGCATTCTTTAAAATTCCTGTAGGTGGTGGAATTCCAAGTGAGTTTGGCAATAATGCAAGGTTAATGTATAGAGCAAATGCTTACCCATCGCTTCAAACAATCACCTTTAATGCTCTACCTGCAAAGGTTTATGGTGATGCCGATTTTGATGCAGGGGCAACTACTACCTCTCCACTAACTGTAACTTACACAAGTTCAAATACTGCTGTAGCTACTGTTACGGGTAGTACAATTCATATTGTTGGTGCTGGTTCTACTACAATTAAAGCATCGCAAGCGGGTGATGCTAACTATGCACCTGCAAATAGCGTTTCTCAAACATTAACTGTTTCAAAGGCTACTGCAACTATTAATATTAGCAATACCACCCAAACCTACGATGGTTTAGCAAAACCTGTTACAACCGTAACTACTCCTTTAGGTTTGACTGTTAATGTTACCTATGATGGCTCAACAACTGTTCCAACCAATGCCAGTACATATGCTGTAGTTGCTACTATTAATGATGCTAACTATCAGGGGACTCAAAGTGGTTCGTTAACCATAAGTAAAGCAGAACTAACTATTACTGCCGATAACCAAACAAAAACTTATGGTGCAACTAACCCAACATTAACTTTCCACTATAGCGGATTTGTTAATAGTGAAACTGAAGCTGTTCTTTCAACTGCTCCAACAGCAATTACTAGTGTCGATGCAACCACCGTTGTAGGTACTTATAATGGAGCAATAACAGTTTCTGGTGCTGTTTCCAATAACTACACTTTCACCTATGTTGATGGCAACTTTACTGTAACTAAGGCACCTTTAACTATTACTGCTGATGATCAAACAAAGGTTTATGGAACTGTTAATCCAACTTTAACATTCCAGTATAGCGGTTTTGTAAATAATGAAACTGCCTCTGTTCTAACAACTGAACCTACTGCCAACACAACAATCGATGCAACCACCGTTGTTGGAGTATATACTGATGCTATTACAGTTTCTGGTGGGGTTGATGAAAATTATTCTTTTAGCTATGTTGCCGGTGATTTTACTATTACCAAAGCTACTGCTACAATTAACATCACAAACACCACCCAAACCTACGATGGTTCAGCAAAACCAGTAACTACCGCTACCACCCCAGTAGATTTGACTGTTGATGTTACTTATGATGGTTCAGCAACTGCTCCAACCAATGCTGGTACTTACGCTGTTGTGGCTACTATTAATGATGCTAACTATCAGGGAACTCAGAATGGTTCATTGACTATTAGTAAGGCTACAGCTACCATTACAATTACCAATACAACTCAGGTATATAATGGTACAGCAAAAACAGTTACTGTTACTACAGTTCCTGCTAACCTTAACTATACCGTTACCTACGATGGTTCTGTTACAGCACCAACCAATACTGGTAATTATGCAGTTGTTGTTACAGTTAATGAACCTAATTATCAGGGAACTCAAAATGCTACACTACAGATTACACCTGGTACTGGTGTAGATCCTAATGATTTGAACTCGATAATGATTTACTCTAATACTACGGATATTTTTGTAGAAATCCCCGTACTTGAAGGAGCTGCTCAACTTGGTATTTTCAACATACTTGGAGCGCAAGTTCATTCAACAGTTAATCTAATTCAAGGATTAAATAAAATTGAAGGAAACTTTATTTCTGGTACATATATCGTTAAGGTAGTGGTTGGGAAAAAGGTTTACACTCAAAAGGTTCTTCTTAAATAG